From the Schistocerca nitens isolate TAMUIC-IGC-003100 chromosome 10, iqSchNite1.1, whole genome shotgun sequence genome, the window TTTTAATGAGTCCAGTTTGGAAAGAGTAATAGAACAGTTCTTTTGCAAAATCAGGTCAAAAAGACCACATTTTTCACCTACTTACCAAATCTACTTTCCATTTAATTTATTCCATACTGGAAAGTGGTACAAAAACAAAACTTTATACCTGACAACCTTGTGTTATTGGATTACATACCAAGTTTCATGTTCATCATACCATTAGtccctgagatatatatatatataaagccaaACTCTGAAATTTTCTGGGCAATTTTGTGGCTGAATATGatttgtaaaattcttttcattattgttcTTATGAGAATGCATAAAGTGGTACAAGATGGCCTAATTTCATTTCATCAACAAAATTTTGCCCAAGGTAACATCTCAAATTCACCATAAATTTACATTCACTCTGCACATGGAGTAAAGCGAGCGGCTGTATCTCTGCCACTATTGCTGCAACAAATGTTAAACTTTATCAGTGTTCATGGGAGACGTGTGAATGTTCAATAAAATTTCAGTGAAATCTGTGATAGACAAGCAGGAAAAGTTTCTGAAATTAATGGACTGACCTACTATATAGTAGTTTATTGTAAAGTTGAAGCAGAGACAGACATTGTTCTTATTACTGACAGTTAATGTGCACATCCAAACGCAACATCATTTGCTCTTTCCCTTGCAAACTGCCCGAGTCACCTATACTTCTGGACCTCAGCATAATTCACCCCATGAAAGCAAGAGTATGGCTGCTGTGCAGAGATCCATTTCATTCCTCAAAAGACAGACAGACCTGAAAAATTAACATTATACAGACCACACACGTTACTGCGTGGAATGCTTTGACTCAACAAAGACTACATGTCCAATAAGTTCTGCTGTAACCGTGCATGGACTTGATACTGTTACCAGCTATTTTTACTTATTTCAGTCAGTTTTTTCAGCATTACGTGAGTACATAGACTATAGCTCTGAAAAATGATTTGTCCAAAAGCCAGAAAAGTTCTCTTGTTAATATGCTTTACATGTCTCAGCATGTGTAATACTATGACTTACCTTGACTCCTTAATTCATTTTCATTCAAGTGCGAATGTCATTTAGCAGGTGTGGTATCTAGAGTTTGGTTTGGTACAAGTTGCTGTCTGATCAGTTACACTCCTTGTATGGTCCAAACAAGTTGCACACTACTTTTGAGAAAATGTTTAACTGATTGTCAAACCAGGAAAACAAATGCAAATAGGCATTTAACATTGATTTGTAAAATATACTGATTATAAGCATAAAATGAGGTCACTGAGTGGTGGTAAATGACAGGAATTAAAAAAGCTGAGTCATTTTTTTAACACTTTAATTGTTCCAATATTATAAATAAGCATACAAAGGGTATTGGAACAACTGCCATGGACTTAGGGAcccatcctggcattcgcctgaCACTATCtggggaaaccatggaagaccCAGATCAGGATGGCAGAGGAGGGTGGGATGttacaatatacaattaaaatttataatatacTCAAATGCACAGTTCACAATTACACTGAAACTATTATCACCAAATGCACAGTTCAAAATTACAGTTTATAATCACTACTCCTCCGTTGCCCTTCACAGATGCGACATCTGATGCCCTCAGCTTCAACCTGTAAAAACAATGAGCCAACACCCTAACATTTGCATGACAAGATGTTGAGCTCATAAGGACTTTAGTAAGGAAACAGGACAAAGCATGCAATTTGAAGAAATGATTAACACAATACGGCATATGTGGTTCGTAAAATCATTTATAATAAACTCAAACAACTACTGCATCAACTAATTTTGGTGTGAGTAAATGTAAATCCATAACATTGTGTAATTACGTCATGTAAGTTAGTTTATGGGTGACATGTCCTAGTGTGAGACCCAGGCACTCTTCCTAACATTGTAGCTAATGAtcacacatctaaaaaaaaaactcacaaagaactagtggttgctggtgattttaatatacatgtcctgaaaaacactgaaatcagttacattgacattcaatttaatttctactgtaaatttcccaactagggtatacaaatgtgCTAAGACAGCCACTGACAATATATTTATAGCCAATTCTAGGCAagtaagccacattacaaaaccagtagtaaatgggttATTAGCCTTACAGCTCATTACAATATTTACTGCAAAacattgaagaaggttatccagaaatctaaacaccagcattaagaaaagaagataaatacattcagcaataaaataaaaacaatatgggatacagtTAAATCAGAGACAGGTAGGACGAGAAGTGGAGGAGGAACAAGTAGCTCAAAAAGTAAATGAAACCCTGATAAACAATGGAATATCCGAGACCAGTGTacacaagcaatctcagtgaaatgaaatttacacttcacccaaagaaatagaatcaacGTCCTTGAAATCAAACCATTCTAGTGCTTACAATAacacatcaacaaagttaataaacgagtgttcatgtgagcttagtcatatctaaagttatttgtgtaatcaatcacttattaCAGGAACATTCCCGggctggcttaaatatgctgaagttatacctctccacaagaaacagAAATGCTGTCAAATTACCGACCAATCTCACTTGGTAAGAAACAAATGCAATTAAAGCTCAAAAACTAATATggtctatattaaaaataaaaaacttcccTTTATATGCCTCAGCTGTTGATTATTCTTGGACAGCCCTTTATTCTTCCTCCATGGCCTGCAGTTGACTTCCTTCACCTTGATCTCCTGCTTGTAGTCCGTGACAATAcatcctaacatccacatcactggTATGATCTGGAGGGGAAAAGTAATAAACATCAAATGTACTGCTACCTCAGTAAAGTATGTGTTATGCTTTTGTCAGTCAGGGAACTGATGAGTATAAATATCCTAACATCAGTTTACCATGCTCTTGCACTAAATCCTAACATATGGCCTCATATTCTGTGGCCACAGTTCTGAGTCCAATAAAATATTTAAGCTCCAAAATAAAGCTGTCAGGATGGTGTTATTTAAAAAGCAGGGAGACTCATGTAAACAAGTATTCCAAAAACTAGATATTCTTATACTTCCATGCCAGTATAGATTGGAGATACTAAGCTTTACCAAGCTAAATATTGGCAGCCTGAAGCAGAATCTGGACTACCACCAGCAAGACACTAGAGGGAAATACTTGCTGACACAGTTTACCCTTTCCTTTCAGCATATAGCTGATAGTGTAAAATGTATGGGGATTAAACTTTATTATCATCTACCACTAAACACAAAAACCCAGCACATTTTAAAATAAGGCTTGTCAGTATTATTAAAAAACTGTTTTTGTAACATGACTATTTTGAATgctatttttttatgtaatgtatTTGCACACTTATCTTTCTCTACTATAATTTACCttcaaaatgtaaatttcaatATGGCCTAAACAACTGTCAAAGTTCATCTATTTGTATGTACTTATATTTATCCAGCAAATCATAACTACTGTATACATTGTGTAATGCTTATCTGTACtgaatttgattttaaatttatacACAAATTTTAATTAGGCCTTTTTGACCTTAATTTCAAACAACTTTTGAATGTACTAATACTGTATCCTGTAATCTATAATTCCCATACAATTGTGTAAGTGTGGGTGTatttctttggtgttgtgtatttttTAAATGCTTCAGAAGTATGACTTGTGCCATATCATGTAGTACTCTCTGAACACAACATTTGTTGATcaataaagaatgaatgaatgacatTCTTAGACACTGAACATCAAACCGTCAAATTTGTAGTAACTAAAGCTGTTAATCAGAAGATATAATTTTATCCGATATGGTTTCACTTACATTTGTTGTAGTATGTTGGTGATGGGGCATCTGGTGCTGCTTTTACATTTGCAACTGTGCTGCAATCATATTTCTCTTTGCAATGCCACTTCTGTCATCCCTGTTGTAGAAGCCGACTACTCGTTCTTCAGCCGGTGCATCATCTTCTTCACCTGTGAGGATCATATACGTAAATACACACAAAAGAATTAGAAGTTATTTGTATATTCAGCTTATGTCGGTAGCGtttacaaaattattgaaaatgtagtAAAACAATGAAATGATACAGTTATTGCTGTATGGACCTTCGTTATCTTCTAACTCCAAGTTATCTTCCACGGCGAGATTGTGTAGCACACAGCACGCTCGGATGAAGTGCGCCATCTCTCTAGCACTCCTCAATTTCAGATGATACAACTGTCTGAAACGCTGCTTCAACAGGCCAAAGCAATGTTCCACAACGCACCTGTTTTTTGAGAGTGCCCTATTGAATTCACATTGCACTCTGGACATATTCCCTGTATTTCTAaagggtgttaacaaatttctggtgCAGGGATAGGCACTGTCACccagaatatgaaaatctccacACTTTTCTTCGATTGTGTGGTAGAGTGTGGACGTCCTGAAAACCCTCCCGTCGTGTACAGAGCCCGGATAGCCGACGAATAAGTCCCTAATCCGTCGATTTTGATCACAAACTACTTGAAGCTGAATAGAAAAATAATTCTTCCTATTCATATAGGACTGGGGATCTTTCCGAGGTCTATCAATCCTAATGTGGGAACCGTCGATTGCCCCAATCGCACCAGGCAATCCATTTCCCCGGAAATGGGCCTCAATCGCTCCTCTTTCTTCGGCGGACGGCCACTTTATAACCTCTCTTCCCAAATCACTAATAAAGTTTGTAACTCTCTGAATAACGCATCgcagagaagaaatacaaatgttAAATCTATCTGCTACATCCCTGAAACCTGCAGCTTCGTGGCCAGCGAACCACAAAAAGATCAATATATGCTGCAGTGGGAGCAGTTTCCCATTTCCCCCTGCCCGATAATTGTAGAATCTGGAATTCCTAAACCTTTCGCAAAGGTCATCTGCCACGTGACGCCGCACCCGAAAATGCTCTACAAATTCCCTGTCATTATATTGTGGCACCACatcctccacataattttcaatccTCTGTCTTTTTTGAGGTTGTAACATTTCCAGCTCCTCGTCGCTCCACAGAAAATCTGTCTCAGATTCGCTGGACATCTGGAATAAACAGTATCAATAAATTTCACGTTCAGTCAAGTCCTTCACACTCCTAATAAAGGTGACTTCAtatgagaataaataaataaaatgcttaccttacaATTCACGACGATGAAGTGCAAACAGCAAGAGAGCAGACCTGTCGCCACAACAGCATGCAAGGGAATGGACAGTGAACACGCACGCACGTGGAGTCTGCCCCCACTCCAACTCacacagctctgcgcatgcgcgaatctggcagcttggctgCGCCAGAAACATTTTTCCGGGTAGCGTCTGgcagcttgctgctactgctcgtacACCAAACAGCCCTACTTCGAGTAGCCAGAAAGCGGGAGAAAGCGCTGCTCATacacgaattcagctctgcgcatgcgcacgagtccgctggcaactgctcatacgaacctattGGCTCTTACCGCCAACCAATGAGATATCGGTGCCAGTTGCAATAGCTGCGTataatagtgatgggctaaactgcgattttccgatatcagtgatttctgtgaatgctacttttctgtatctgttattcttaactgtgatttgtcgcagttaaggaacataggtagtgtatccctccgccactgctatttctgtgatttctgctacttccgcgatttctgctacttctgcgatttctgtgacttctgctacttctgcgatttctgtgattcctgcgattCCTGCGACTtaacaccgtatgaaaaagttacatcagtcaacacagaaaattgcatctcaacaaacctgtcattggcaagtgtgttttacgttttttcttctgttggctttaattttgtattaaagaaacaactgtgaaaatattaatagtgtaattaatatgtaagtagccgtacagtaccgtaatagttcgtatttacaaaatgaattctaacatattgttatgttcacaggtacctgaactacatttcagtcactcagacaagtgataactcaaaatatcattgtcaacagatctgaagaaattgccactgcgtctttagaccgttttagtCAGacaagaggttagtttctaagcgtttcgatggacttaattacttcagtgagatcgttcttgtgaatgtgatattcattatagcaaatattagcaatctactctgtcaattatattgctagtaattaatgacagcaaaaattgtttaataatccttgtgtttttgcagacacagttctgactatgattactggttgctgtacgtatctatccacatcaaggctgttgagagagactcgtgaagattcaagacagcagtttaaaagtgaaataattgtgaaataagtgtgtgaatgattaaactgtgttttattgaagttgttgtgcgattttaaaggaataataaatgtcaaatacagtgagtgaataataaaaatctcattttccacatgtttaagccgtcctatacccataattttccgccacttacttattggtaaacacttgttggagagtgacatgccgcgcgccccccccccccccccccccctttctccacaatcttggtgtgacactgacctgtaacatatcccgaagtctacaatatgcattttgaggctgttgatatgaaagtgggaagtacagatcttccagttaaatcaggaatagctgaagtgcattacttgaaagtaacacaggaaaagcttacttatgtaggtggtagtagtgtcggcaaaaagttcttgtgtgtgaagttgccatgtagaacaccaggtgtaaaacttttctcccgagtcttgaactgtgtcggaacaaaagtgaggcattcatatgactgttttcatttctctacacttatacagatgtctgagttctgctgtgttaacattgcaaagtcctgtaggcatgtggagtattaaccaaaactgtcatattggaagcagaatcaaacacatttgttacgttacttgatattttcaggagaaaaaggcaatgttgcttcttattaatataatacattcagagtcacagcagtatttgaccaaccataactgatgctgaatgtgcatgtcgtcatataatatgaagggcttatttcaatagttgtacaagtccattacctacacttttctgtctataatgcttctgaaattagtgatccaaacaaacataaataaaggttcatctctagcaagaagccatatgcttgaatatttctggtatctcaactgcagatttttcagcgctcatttaactttacgactctgtatctcaaaatgaacaaaaatggacttgtaccactattgaaataagcccttcatatgcacacacagcacattgatctcgtgaggcacaaggctctcataacgaagtacgtacgtcggtcaacagatgacactaggaaaagtatgttaactgcgctttttagttgctacttgcgactaaaGATTCTCAAAGGATTTATTTATGAATCTTGCTGACAGGACAAAAATTTATGGGTTGCACGTAATGATACACCCatttcttaaatgtgatttgagactttctcggcgtattccattcgtgaaatcttctcgggtgatcattTCTTATTAAGTTAAAGTTCGCCAACTTCGCGAGGTGAGTGTATTGGTACCCCTTATCACACCAAAGACGAATACTTTCCGTAGTTGCACGATATTTGAAATTGTTATTCAGTTACCCAAGTGTGAAGTGAGCAATTAGCCAATTATCACCTGAGTGACAGTGGCACGGATTGTGGTGAAGGttagaagcgtctcgcgggccccgaggaatcatgacgtcacatcaaGACATGACGTCGTttctcacgctagccaatatcgctggtagttttcgaaacgcggatattctttgaacatgacatgctaatgcattgtgggtgtgtgtgtgtgtgtgtgtttataatggcgggttttgtgatttgtgtgcattaaagcttttcaatcacggaaaaaaattgataatacttgtgtgtgtgtatataatggcgggttttgtgatttgtgtgcgttaaagcttttcaatgacggaaaaaaattgataatactttctgcaaaagcagatgtttgcagaggagaaaggatagtttatattccagataatggacagtaagtaacttccgttagtaatcttataatgctcaagaaaagtaaagtgtatggtaaatctacagaaatttcattctttgtgcctatagtattctgatgcgcattatgttacccagtaaagtttctttcaatgcatctatgtggattatttgtggtaatggcgtattatcataacaaatggcttcggtatttaagttacaatcatcgtaactttttcctgatcaaaaagtgtgtagtaactgtattctaacgtcagaaacctgcacatttgaaaacttttgaatgttctaaattacatcattcatcatagtcagtatttttttacagtaaaataggtatgaattgcaaagactgaatccagatttgtgagtgatgtaatctgtttttgtaatggatgtttcagtttctgaagtgaaaatccaaagaagagaagacagcgagaagtagccttttgtctgtttcatggtttataggcctactggggaaactcgccatgtaaaaaaacgagtaacgcatcaagcttggtacctctatggtgatgtggaaatccgagcgttgttaataaagaaattaattcagtgtgtgtgtgtgtgtttcttttgattcctttatcatgttgcttatagtagaccaaatttaattaaaatacccaggtgataatttcaacataaattggactatgtgcatagctgtttctaatggctttgctgcttgtcagaggcaaagtatgaatatttaccatcctctggcatgtgcgttcactagtcatttatggcaaaagaaatcactgactgaaagcataatttgcttggtagacataattgaaaatgacctttttagttataattttacgtttctagattatagtactccctgagagattatcttctgcatttcttgaccctgacatgactagtaatggatgtttcaccaccaggttaggcatacagcattaaggggtcgacagaagcgtccgatcccacgcgtcggctttgacccgtgacgtaagggtgttgtatgtgacgtcatgacggcgcggagttaggtttgagtgtggctgtctccagttctgttttattttatcttattttatttacttttctgatctgttcgttctatctcgtaagaccttttttttaatttaaaaacacttattacttattttaattatgtttcctccaatttctgttttagtttattatatttatatttctgatctgtttgttctatcccgtgagattttttttttttttaaagacaaaaaatactaatcagctactgaagcatctttatcttcaatgggttgcaggggttccgacccctggggaggtgggtgggtattcatgcatggctgtcttcacttacacgttgtagctacgcaaggcgtctaaatttgtttacatttagtttgccccccacccaaaacaccccatttcccacgcttgtcccgttagtttcattaggcttcttgtggaaagtgtgtgtgtgtgtttttgtttccgccatatttgtgacgtcatgggtcaaagcagacgggcgggatcggacgcttccgtatttccgcattaagtgtcctgctctgctgtgagcagcatggtagtcaatgtgttaagcaggcatttaggaactttgaatgtgaagtatatgcatctgtacagttgtggctaaaagaacagctagaatgctgattactgtttcaggaattatcctttacacagttaaatatgtgtctaaaaatgaattcatgaataactttgtagtcatttaatcgtttggttttgtaagacatttaaataaaaatactgcacacccaaaaatagtctggaaatggcaaatataagtaaatatttttcctcagtaagataaaagtgtaaaattgctgatacctgttTGTTACCATATCCGCTGGCtccagcagagcagtctgctgtgaccaccggcacattcatgccagccaacgggttaatacacaaaacagggcagtacaagacttggtccgtaattctcattggttgaagcaactaaaatcaaatttctgaggtgtgctggaactgtgttattggtatattccccagcatgatttaaaatttttgcattgaaatggcactgacagtgcgtaatatattttgcaactgagaatagacactaaaaaaattatgtgggaatatatttcaagaaaccctttcataccaaacctgacaattatattgacacacaagtaaaccacctgaatggcacactgggttatacaaacattagctgtaggtgtaggtgtagaataggtaatttacacagaaaacttttcatacaaattttattgtaaagcacactaaagttaagggaaaggtgctatgcctagatgagataaacttggacacacaagaactggttttgctcagatatatggaaaattaactgtagtattatatgacatacaacacatctgaagtgaaaatttgtggagaggagagattgcatttaacctgttgtgtatggtgcacattttgttacagtgctgggatgatgtcatcc encodes:
- the LOC126210117 gene encoding putative nuclease HARBI1, which encodes MSSESETDFLWSDEELEMLQPQKRQRIENYVEDVVPQYNDREFVEHFRVRRHVADDLCERFRNSRFYNYRAGGNGKLLPLQHILIFLWFAGHEAAGFRDVADRFNICISSLRCVIQRVTNFISDLGREVIKWPSAEERGAIEAHFRGNGLPGAIGAIDGSHIRIDRPRKDPQSYMNRKNYFSIQLQVVCDQNRRIRDLFVGYPGSVHDGRVFRTSTLYHTIEEKCGDFHILGDSAYPCTRNLLTPFRNTGNMSRVQCEFNRALSKNRCVVEHCFGLLKQRFRQLYHLKLRSAREMAHFIRACCVLHNLAVEDNLELEDNEGEEDDAPAEERVVGFYNRDDRSGIAKRNMIAAQLQM